Proteins from one Gimesia maris genomic window:
- a CDS encoding DUF1559 domain-containing protein, producing MLFTGIPPRRRSGFTLIELLVVIAIIAILIALLLPAVQQAREAARRSTCKNNLKQLAIGLHNYHDTHDVLPFGWDQRGAAWSAMILPAIEQGNLYDTLIFQESGDGNWDSGSANTTAASTYLPVFNCPSAPLQKHYNFNNIPQRAPGTYLGNAGSESSSDDDSTKVSGSKSLEEVIQDGMFYACSCVSFRDVKDGTSNTFIIGETQTDLDFGKDGQSMDHWNISSPQTDPCGCNNGTGGSEFSEFVGTTYPRMNARRTDPSVSGHLMELSFGSWHSGGGHMAYADGSVHFISENIDKTVYQALSTRFGREVTSN from the coding sequence ATGTTGTTCACAGGCATCCCGCCCCGGCGACGTTCCGGATTTACTCTGATTGAGCTGCTGGTCGTAATTGCGATTATTGCGATTCTGATAGCCCTGTTATTGCCCGCCGTGCAGCAGGCCCGGGAAGCAGCCCGACGCTCCACCTGCAAAAATAACCTCAAGCAACTGGCCATCGGTCTGCATAACTACCATGACACGCATGACGTGCTCCCCTTTGGCTGGGATCAGCGGGGCGCCGCCTGGAGTGCCATGATTCTGCCGGCGATCGAGCAGGGCAATCTTTACGATACCCTGATTTTCCAGGAATCGGGAGACGGAAACTGGGACTCCGGCTCTGCCAATACAACTGCTGCAAGTACTTATCTGCCCGTGTTCAACTGCCCGAGTGCACCGCTTCAGAAGCACTACAATTTTAACAATATCCCCCAGCGGGCACCCGGAACCTACCTGGGTAATGCTGGTTCTGAATCCAGTTCAGACGACGACTCAACCAAAGTATCCGGCTCAAAGTCCCTGGAAGAGGTGATTCAGGATGGTATGTTCTATGCCTGCAGCTGCGTCAGTTTTCGCGATGTCAAAGACGGAACTTCAAATACGTTTATCATAGGAGAAACACAGACCGACCTCGACTTTGGTAAAGACGGTCAGTCTATGGATCACTGGAATATCAGTTCTCCGCAGACTGATCCCTGCGGCTGTAATAACGGTACGGGCGGCAGTGAATTCTCTGAGTTCGTTGGTACCACTTATCCCCGGATGAACGCCCGCCGGACGGACCCTTCCGTCAGTGGCCATCTGATGGAGCTCTCATTTGGCAGCTGGCATTCGGGGGGAGGTCACATGGCGTACGCGGATGGCTCCGTTCATTTTATCTCAGAGAACATTGATAAAACGGTCTACCAGGCATTGTCCACCCGCTTTGGTCGCGAAGTGACCTCGAATTAA
- a CDS encoding carboxypeptidase-like regulatory domain-containing protein — protein MKLFMLLCGRAVPLCLLSCLLLSAGCGGSIEADYSKLDLVDVSGTVTLDGQPLSGATVVFEAPDRTFSSGVTDASGHYSLMFNTEKSGCLTGQKTVRIRFVTDSETPEGEAETEGTQESPAASGQKIPEQYNSKSTLTATVNADQTSFDFDLKSKP, from the coding sequence ATGAAGTTGTTTATGTTGCTGTGTGGTCGTGCGGTTCCCCTGTGCCTCCTTTCCTGTCTGCTGTTGTCGGCAGGATGTGGGGGCTCGATCGAGGCTGATTACAGTAAGCTGGATCTGGTCGATGTTTCCGGCACTGTCACCCTTGATGGGCAGCCTCTGTCCGGTGCGACCGTCGTCTTTGAAGCACCGGATCGAACCTTTTCCTCAGGTGTCACTGATGCCAGCGGCCACTATTCGCTGATGTTCAATACCGAAAAATCAGGTTGCCTGACCGGGCAGAAAACCGTGCGCATCAGGTTTGTCACCGATTCCGAAACGCCGGAAGGGGAAGCTGAAACTGAAGGCACACAGGAATCGCCGGCAGCGTCCGGGCAGAAAATCCCGGAGCAGTACAATTCCAAATCAACGCTTACCGCCACCGTCAACGCGGATCAAACCAGCTTCGATTTTGACTTGAAAAGCAAGCCCTGA
- the rpiB gene encoding ribose 5-phosphate isomerase B has product MTSPTPAETPVKSIVIASDHAGYRYKRRIIEYLTKEGYQVEDMGTDSTESVDYPDFIMPAARAVAEGKYTRGIVLGGSGNGEAIAANRIKGVRCAVCWNEKSARLASMHNNANMISIGERMVSLHDVYEIIDIWLSTPFEGGRHARRIEKLDE; this is encoded by the coding sequence ATGACATCTCCAACTCCTGCAGAAACCCCCGTCAAAAGTATTGTTATTGCCTCCGACCATGCCGGCTATCGGTACAAACGCCGCATCATTGAGTATCTGACGAAAGAAGGATACCAGGTGGAAGACATGGGCACCGATTCCACAGAGTCGGTTGACTATCCCGACTTTATCATGCCGGCGGCCCGCGCGGTTGCGGAAGGAAAGTATACGCGGGGCATTGTCCTGGGAGGTTCCGGGAATGGAGAAGCGATCGCCGCGAATCGCATCAAAGGCGTGCGTTGTGCGGTCTGCTGGAACGAGAAATCAGCGCGACTGGCGAGCATGCATAATAACGCCAACATGATCTCAATTGGCGAACGCATGGTTTCGCTGCACGATGTGTACGAGATCATCGACATCTGGCTCAGCACGCCGTTCGAAGGGGGCCGCCACGCCAGACGCATTGAAAAGCTGGATGAATAA
- a CDS encoding PQQ-binding-like beta-propeller repeat protein, with translation MRVSTIFYLCVLSVVTCLSPQSLSAEEWFEFRGPTGQGHSTEKALPVQWSPTEHVLWKTDVPGVGWSSPIVVGKKIYLTTAVPKKAETDPEQSLRLVCLDLETGKTLWNKEIFQETKETAQRIHKKNSHASPTPVSDGKVIYVHFGTHGTACLTLDGDVVWKTNELKYEMQHGNGGSPIIVDDKLVVICDGKGANFIVALDRNTGKIAWKVDRNVEGRKKFSFGTPLLITVDGEQQIVAPGTDVISGHSPKDGKEIWHLNYDGYSVIPRPVFSHGLIFVTTSYDRPTLLAIRPDGKGDVTETHLAWSNKTQIPHTPSLLMVGDELYAISDKGIGQCFDAKTGELIWKERVGGNFSASPLYADGKIYFQSEEGETTIIAPGKTYKEIGRNHLKEPTLASYAVAGDTLLIRTKTQLYRIGK, from the coding sequence GTGAGAGTTTCTACGATATTCTATCTCTGCGTGCTGTCTGTTGTTACCTGCCTGTCGCCTCAATCACTGAGTGCGGAGGAGTGGTTCGAGTTTCGCGGGCCGACCGGCCAGGGGCATTCCACTGAAAAAGCATTGCCCGTGCAATGGAGTCCGACAGAACACGTATTATGGAAAACCGATGTTCCCGGCGTTGGCTGGTCTTCCCCCATTGTGGTCGGCAAGAAGATCTATCTCACCACCGCCGTCCCCAAAAAAGCGGAAACCGATCCCGAGCAGTCACTGCGACTGGTGTGCCTCGACCTGGAAACCGGTAAGACGCTCTGGAACAAAGAGATCTTTCAGGAAACCAAAGAGACCGCACAGCGGATCCACAAGAAAAACAGCCACGCCAGTCCGACCCCTGTTTCCGACGGCAAAGTCATCTATGTGCATTTCGGCACTCATGGTACAGCCTGCCTGACGCTGGACGGTGACGTGGTCTGGAAAACCAATGAGCTCAAATACGAGATGCAGCATGGTAATGGCGGTTCGCCGATCATCGTTGATGACAAACTGGTCGTCATCTGCGATGGTAAAGGAGCGAACTTCATTGTCGCACTGGATCGAAACACGGGAAAGATCGCCTGGAAAGTCGATCGCAATGTGGAAGGCCGTAAGAAGTTTTCTTTCGGAACACCATTACTGATTACCGTGGACGGCGAACAGCAGATTGTCGCGCCGGGCACCGATGTGATTTCCGGGCATTCCCCCAAAGACGGAAAAGAAATCTGGCACTTGAACTATGATGGCTATTCCGTCATTCCCCGACCGGTATTCAGTCACGGCCTGATTTTTGTCACCACCAGTTACGACCGGCCGACGCTGCTGGCGATTCGTCCGGATGGCAAAGGGGATGTGACGGAGACCCATCTGGCCTGGTCAAATAAAACTCAGATCCCACATACGCCTTCTCTGCTGATGGTCGGAGACGAACTGTACGCCATCAGCGATAAAGGGATTGGCCAGTGCTTTGATGCGAAGACCGGTGAGCTGATCTGGAAAGAACGGGTTGGCGGCAACTTCTCCGCTTCCCCCCTGTACGCCGATGGTAAGATTTATTTCCAGAGTGAAGAAGGCGAAACCACCATCATTGCTCCCGGCAAAACCTATAAAGAGATCGGCCGCAATCATCTGAAAGAGCCGACGCTCGCTTCGTATGCAGTCGCCGGGGACACACTGTTGATTCGGACGAAAACTCAACTTTACCGGATAGGCAAATAG
- a CDS encoding tetratricopeptide repeat protein, translated as MPEYFYTATDTTGKRRTECIQAASAQEALQQLEKNEYQEIVLHTDDVSAATSDMMTRKVSVNDDLTAADYVALRTIGDFGFFLYLTKKLYWQIRWYLLVGGLLNLFVILTATDFQREYANIGHSIFLFFVLLPPGISLFITLFSPSRQFNQIQEDFYWGRWNEVLQRLPKARKHLPPIEAMGREAACLAGLGRLDEALKIMEPLADDPQIPRWMYLSRLAEIYENDDQWEECLELRRQASELAPHNSVLKLGYANTLLKLNLEPQLAHQLIEEAESRPLSDLLLLLVPLSKGQLELNLGHARLAFYQFVEVENGLKPYLSSQPFARLYSDISRAYAAIALAELGEMEEAERLFQSALPRLQALKSKRTIECYQQIVKR; from the coding sequence ATGCCCGAGTATTTTTATACGGCGACAGACACGACCGGCAAACGCAGGACAGAATGTATTCAGGCCGCTTCGGCGCAAGAGGCTCTGCAGCAGCTGGAGAAGAATGAGTATCAGGAGATTGTGCTGCATACCGATGATGTTTCGGCTGCTACTTCGGATATGATGACCCGAAAAGTGTCGGTCAATGATGATCTGACCGCGGCCGACTATGTGGCACTTCGCACGATAGGCGACTTCGGTTTTTTTCTTTACCTGACGAAAAAACTGTATTGGCAGATACGCTGGTATCTTCTGGTGGGTGGCCTGTTGAACCTGTTCGTCATCCTCACTGCGACTGATTTTCAGCGCGAATATGCGAACATCGGCCATAGCATATTTCTGTTCTTTGTGTTACTTCCTCCCGGTATTTCCTTATTTATCACTCTGTTCTCACCATCCCGTCAATTCAATCAGATACAGGAAGACTTTTACTGGGGGAGATGGAACGAGGTACTGCAGCGGCTCCCCAAAGCCCGTAAGCATTTACCACCGATTGAAGCGATGGGGCGGGAAGCAGCTTGCCTGGCGGGGCTGGGCAGACTGGACGAAGCTTTGAAAATCATGGAACCACTGGCGGACGACCCGCAAATCCCCCGCTGGATGTATCTCTCGCGTCTCGCAGAAATATATGAAAATGACGACCAGTGGGAAGAGTGCCTGGAGCTCCGCAGGCAGGCTTCTGAATTGGCGCCACATAACAGTGTGCTGAAACTGGGCTACGCGAATACGCTGCTCAAACTGAATCTGGAACCACAACTGGCTCACCAGTTGATTGAGGAGGCGGAGTCCCGGCCTCTCAGCGATCTGCTGCTGTTACTGGTCCCCTTATCGAAAGGACAACTCGAACTGAACCTGGGGCATGCCCGGCTCGCCTTTTATCAGTTCGTGGAAGTCGAAAACGGTCTCAAACCGTATCTTTCCAGCCAGCCGTTTGCCCGCCTGTATTCAGACATCAGCCGCGCTTATGCCGCGATTGCCCTGGCGGAACTGGGAGAAATGGAAGAAGCAGAGCGACTGTTTCAGTCCGCGCTGCCCCGTTTGCAGGCCCTCAAATCAAAACGGACGATCGAATGTTATCAGCAGATTGTAAAGCGGTAA
- a CDS encoding Gfo/Idh/MocA family protein, with the protein MSDHTEDLSPNEDKSVSRRTFLHQAGTATAAGLAVAPAVWAGAGNKADTLRVGLIGCGSRGSGAAVNAMQADPNTQLVALADVFADKLKASADRIKKTIGNQYAVDPSQEFVGFDACEKLLKTDVDVVLLTTPPHFRPAHLKQAIAAGKHVFAEKPVAVDAPGVRSVMETCRLARQKRLSIMSGLMLRYSKAMQETVNRIHDGQLGKIVTLQTNYNINGLWSHPRKSEWSDMEWQLRNWYYFSWLSGGQLVEQHVHGLDLMSWVMQNEYPVQCFGLGGRQSRTDPLYGHIFDHHAICYEYSGGQRCFAFCRQQDGTDIDTSQLVFGEKGTADLNRNTLSGAETWRYSRARGRNRNGTQDLPYVQEHAALFNSIRTDTPLCNGEYAAKSSLMAIMGRMASYTGKNVTWDEAWNSKEDLTPKEYTFGPLSIAPVAQPGKTRFY; encoded by the coding sequence ATGAGCGATCACACCGAGGATCTTTCCCCCAACGAAGACAAATCTGTTTCGCGCAGGACATTTCTCCACCAGGCGGGTACAGCGACTGCGGCGGGGCTGGCTGTGGCGCCTGCGGTCTGGGCTGGTGCTGGAAACAAGGCTGATACACTGCGCGTGGGGCTGATTGGCTGTGGTTCCCGTGGTTCCGGTGCCGCGGTCAATGCGATGCAGGCGGACCCGAATACACAACTCGTGGCGCTGGCCGATGTCTTTGCTGACAAACTCAAAGCGAGTGCGGATCGGATTAAAAAAACGATCGGCAACCAGTACGCCGTTGATCCGAGTCAGGAATTCGTCGGCTTCGATGCCTGTGAAAAGTTATTAAAGACCGACGTCGATGTGGTGCTGCTGACCACGCCTCCGCATTTTCGCCCTGCCCATCTGAAACAGGCAATCGCAGCCGGCAAACATGTCTTCGCTGAAAAACCGGTGGCGGTCGATGCACCCGGCGTGCGGTCTGTGATGGAAACCTGTCGCCTGGCGCGACAGAAACGACTGTCGATCATGTCCGGCTTGATGCTCCGCTACAGTAAAGCCATGCAGGAAACGGTCAACCGTATTCATGACGGTCAACTCGGTAAGATCGTGACCCTGCAGACCAACTACAATATCAATGGCCTCTGGTCACATCCCCGCAAGTCTGAATGGAGTGACATGGAATGGCAGCTGCGCAACTGGTACTACTTCAGCTGGCTCTCGGGGGGACAGCTGGTGGAGCAGCACGTGCATGGGCTCGACCTGATGTCCTGGGTCATGCAGAATGAATATCCCGTCCAATGTTTCGGTCTCGGGGGCCGTCAGTCGCGTACCGATCCACTGTACGGTCACATCTTTGATCATCATGCCATCTGTTATGAATACAGCGGCGGACAACGCTGTTTTGCCTTCTGTCGCCAGCAGGATGGCACCGACATCGATACGTCTCAACTGGTCTTCGGCGAAAAGGGAACCGCCGACTTGAATCGGAATACGCTCAGCGGTGCAGAAACCTGGCGGTACAGCCGGGCCCGCGGTCGCAACAGAAACGGAACCCAGGATCTGCCCTACGTGCAGGAACACGCGGCCCTGTTTAACAGTATTCGAACCGATACGCCCCTCTGCAATGGTGAGTACGCTGCGAAAAGTTCGCTGATGGCCATCATGGGACGCATGGCCTCTTACACGGGAAAAAATGTGACCTGGGACGAAGCCTGGAATTCCAAAGAAGACCTGACGCCAAAGGAATACACGTTCGGTCCGTTGAGCATTGCGCCCGTGGCCCAGCCCGGCAAGACACGGTTTTATTAA
- a CDS encoding DUF1559 family PulG-like putative transporter produces the protein MRNFVPDSKHSSRRGFTLIELLVVMAIIALLAAMLLPAIQKARESARRTQCINNLKQLALAAQNYEGAHRCYPSGWINSKLYDDMGALIGNYDNANVAFSEMVLFDVRQSQQSQMQKYKLTEWELSPYWGWQALLLPQMDQTTVNINYQTDKFSDDSKNASTVAIESYVCPSASLPANRPRGLGYATYRGVGGTLEGFESEAPYSAIFQGGVYNGNSAVSERDIGDGMTNTLMFGESAFGFWADSHSAVSGFVTSTGGTDFHSGQNFDGVPERSGQTGAPYHMTFGSWHGDLVHFALCDGSAKSMATNIDRNLFRQLCVRNDGERMTGEW, from the coding sequence ATGCGCAACTTCGTACCAGATTCCAAGCACTCATCCCGTCGTGGATTTACTCTGATCGAGCTATTGGTGGTGATGGCTATTATCGCGCTGCTGGCGGCGATGCTGCTGCCTGCGATTCAAAAAGCACGCGAAAGTGCCCGTCGGACTCAGTGCATCAATAACCTGAAACAGCTGGCTCTTGCCGCACAAAACTACGAAGGGGCTCACCGCTGCTATCCTTCAGGTTGGATTAATAGCAAACTCTATGATGATATGGGGGCTCTGATAGGAAATTACGACAATGCAAATGTCGCCTTTTCCGAAATGGTGCTGTTTGATGTGCGTCAATCACAACAAAGTCAGATGCAGAAATATAAACTCACGGAATGGGAACTCTCTCCCTATTGGGGCTGGCAGGCATTATTGCTGCCTCAAATGGATCAGACCACGGTTAACATCAATTACCAGACCGACAAATTTTCGGATGACAGCAAAAACGCGAGTACCGTTGCCATTGAGAGTTATGTCTGTCCCAGCGCATCGCTGCCTGCTAATCGTCCCCGCGGTTTGGGGTATGCGACGTATCGAGGCGTCGGCGGAACTCTGGAAGGATTTGAAAGTGAAGCTCCTTATTCAGCGATTTTCCAGGGTGGCGTATATAATGGTAATAGTGCCGTGAGTGAACGCGACATCGGTGATGGAATGACGAATACCTTGATGTTTGGTGAATCGGCGTTTGGTTTCTGGGCGGACAGCCATAGCGCGGTATCAGGGTTTGTGACCAGCACTGGAGGGACTGACTTCCACAGTGGTCAGAATTTTGACGGCGTTCCCGAGCGTAGCGGTCAAACTGGTGCTCCGTACCATATGACCTTTGGTTCCTGGCACGGTGATTTGGTTCACTTTGCGCTCTGTGATGGGTCCGCCAAATCAATGGCAACAAATATCGATCGAAATCTTTTCCGTCAGCTCTGTGTTCGCAACGATGGCGAGCGTATGACCGGCGAATGGTAG
- the epmA gene encoding EF-P lysine aminoacylase EpmA produces the protein MNQSHSDYLPTATIETLQQRSQLLRAIRTFFESRGYWEVETPLLSRDTVVDAYIDPFLTHWHAAEGTTDNPGEPRYLQTSPEFAMKRLLAAGADQIYQITHAFRQAERGERHNPEFAMLEWYRRGETHHDQMTFVEALVRDVYAEAATVTDSNRHSELPDQPFTRYAYEDAFLQFAGLSALNATAEEFRQTAEQHSISVPADFDTTDCLSWQNLLLVELIEPALGEKGAVFIYDYPASQAALARIRQEDGSAGVAERFELYLQGVEICNGYHELTDAAELRTRIRQQSDIRKREKRPALPAESYLLQAMEAGLPACAGTALGLDRLFMLALGKQTLQEVIAFPVERA, from the coding sequence ATGAATCAGTCCCACTCCGACTATCTGCCCACCGCAACCATAGAAACGCTGCAGCAACGCAGCCAGCTGCTGCGCGCCATTCGGACCTTCTTTGAATCCCGTGGATACTGGGAAGTCGAAACCCCCCTGCTCTCCCGCGATACCGTGGTTGATGCCTATATCGATCCGTTCCTTACTCACTGGCATGCAGCGGAGGGCACAACTGACAATCCGGGAGAACCACGATATCTGCAGACATCGCCGGAATTCGCCATGAAACGCTTACTGGCGGCTGGCGCAGATCAGATCTATCAGATCACACACGCCTTCCGACAGGCAGAACGGGGAGAACGCCACAACCCGGAATTTGCCATGCTGGAATGGTATCGGCGGGGCGAAACGCACCACGATCAGATGACGTTCGTTGAAGCACTTGTGCGGGACGTCTACGCTGAAGCTGCTACCGTAACCGATTCAAATCGGCACAGCGAACTTCCCGACCAACCATTTACGCGATACGCCTACGAAGACGCATTTCTCCAGTTTGCAGGCCTCTCGGCACTGAATGCGACGGCTGAAGAGTTCCGGCAGACCGCAGAACAACATTCGATTTCTGTTCCAGCAGATTTTGATACCACTGACTGCCTGAGCTGGCAGAACCTGCTGCTGGTGGAACTGATCGAACCGGCGCTCGGCGAGAAAGGGGCCGTCTTCATCTACGATTATCCCGCCTCTCAGGCCGCCCTGGCGCGCATCAGACAGGAAGACGGTTCAGCAGGAGTGGCAGAGCGTTTTGAGCTCTACCTGCAGGGCGTAGAGATCTGTAACGGCTATCATGAATTAACGGATGCGGCTGAACTGCGGACGCGGATCAGACAGCAGTCTGATATACGAAAACGGGAGAAACGCCCCGCGTTGCCTGCAGAAAGCTATCTTCTGCAGGCGATGGAAGCTGGGTTACCCGCATGTGCAGGCACGGCGCTGGGTTTGGACCGCTTGTTTATGCTCGCTTTAGGAAAGCAGACTCTTCAGGAAGTGATTGCTTTCCCTGTAGAACGTGCCTGA
- a CDS encoding DUF1499 domain-containing protein — protein MLIFWCVSFLLAAYLLILGINWVSKPVTQPGAVEGRLAPCPDSPNCVCSQDQSELHQIAPLHFTGTVAEARQRLLDVLKQQQGCLIVTQEGDYLRAEFRSFLFGFVDDVEFLFDSRQNVIQVRSASRIGHSDLGVNRKRIETIRSIFSREDHSASDQ, from the coding sequence ATGTTGATTTTCTGGTGCGTCTCTTTTTTATTAGCCGCTTACCTGCTGATTCTCGGCATCAACTGGGTATCGAAACCTGTGACTCAACCGGGCGCCGTTGAGGGCAGACTCGCTCCCTGCCCTGATTCTCCCAACTGTGTCTGCTCACAGGACCAGAGCGAACTGCATCAGATTGCCCCGCTGCACTTCACGGGAACGGTGGCTGAAGCGCGCCAGCGTCTGCTGGATGTGCTCAAACAGCAGCAGGGATGCCTGATTGTGACCCAGGAGGGTGATTATCTGAGGGCTGAATTTCGCTCCTTTCTCTTCGGTTTCGTGGACGATGTTGAGTTTCTGTTTGATTCCCGTCAGAATGTGATCCAGGTCCGCTCTGCATCCCGTATCGGCCATTCGGATCTGGGTGTGAACCGGAAACGAATCGAAACCATTCGCTCAATATTCTCTCGCGAAGATCATTCAGCTTCTGACCAATGA
- a CDS encoding MFS transporter encodes MSETELKTEELPPLYQDSSFWGMTVTQFWGAFNDNLYKQLVLLFCAQQALQLNTDDQQGTALAVFALPFVFFSGLGGWYADRHTKRTIVIACKVAEIIIALLAMAAFFTGQLLPLLIVLGLLSTQSAIFGPAKYGILPEMLRDDDLPQANGIIQMTTFIAIIFGMASAGFVKQAYPDQLWKTSYFCIGIAVIGTIASFWVRRTPVAHPGLPFSSSALGIDTETRGLLRNDRRLLSVLLISSVFWFVGGIVQPLVNIFGIGQLHISESRTSLMAACMGVGISLGCIVAGRASRKRVNFKLVTIGAWGLVACLAAMAGFGWWATPEAGETLPKADVSLWASFIPLTTTEWLARGILTLLGFFAGLFVVPLQVELQTRPPKSLKGRMIGAMNLINWIGIVLSALFFGNFTMVLNDLNWPMSNVFLFLAAVVLPIAILYHPKDEILSHDRP; translated from the coding sequence GTGTCTGAAACGGAATTGAAGACAGAAGAGCTACCTCCCCTGTATCAGGATTCTTCATTCTGGGGCATGACAGTCACTCAATTCTGGGGTGCCTTCAACGACAATCTGTACAAGCAACTGGTGTTGCTGTTTTGTGCGCAGCAGGCGCTCCAGTTGAATACCGATGATCAGCAGGGGACCGCGCTCGCTGTGTTTGCACTGCCGTTTGTGTTTTTCTCCGGACTGGGGGGCTGGTATGCGGACCGGCATACCAAGCGAACGATTGTTATTGCCTGCAAGGTTGCCGAAATCATCATTGCGCTGCTGGCAATGGCCGCTTTTTTCACGGGTCAATTATTGCCGCTGCTGATTGTACTGGGATTACTCAGCACACAGAGCGCGATTTTTGGCCCCGCGAAATATGGTATTCTCCCTGAAATGCTCCGCGATGATGATCTGCCTCAGGCCAACGGCATCATTCAGATGACGACCTTCATCGCCATTATTTTTGGAATGGCGTCGGCGGGTTTCGTTAAACAGGCCTATCCCGATCAACTCTGGAAGACCAGTTATTTCTGTATCGGCATCGCGGTCATCGGCACCATCGCCTCGTTCTGGGTTCGTCGAACCCCCGTGGCCCATCCCGGCTTGCCTTTCAGCAGCTCGGCTCTGGGCATCGATACCGAAACCCGCGGGCTGCTGCGAAACGATCGCCGGCTGTTATCGGTGCTGCTGATTTCCTCAGTCTTCTGGTTCGTCGGAGGCATCGTTCAGCCGTTGGTGAACATTTTTGGCATCGGTCAACTCCACATCAGCGAAAGTCGCACCAGTCTGATGGCGGCCTGCATGGGCGTGGGAATTTCACTCGGCTGTATTGTGGCGGGCCGCGCGTCGCGGAAGCGGGTGAACTTCAAGCTGGTGACGATCGGTGCCTGGGGACTGGTAGCCTGCCTGGCGGCGATGGCGGGCTTTGGCTGGTGGGCCACTCCCGAAGCAGGCGAAACTCTGCCGAAAGCCGATGTCTCTCTCTGGGCATCATTTATCCCCCTCACTACAACCGAGTGGCTCGCGCGGGGCATACTCACGTTGCTGGGTTTCTTTGCCGGACTGTTTGTCGTGCCACTGCAGGTGGAACTGCAGACACGCCCCCCCAAATCGCTGAAGGGGCGGATGATTGGCGCGATGAATTTAATCAACTGGATTGGTATCGTGCTCTCCGCGTTGTTTTTTGGCAACTTTACCATGGTGTTAAATGACCTCAACTGGCCGATGAGTAATGTCTTTCTGTTCCTGGCGGCGGTCGTCCTGCCGATTGCTATCCTGTATCATCCGAAAGATGAGATATTATCTCACGATCGCCCCTGA
- a CDS encoding pyridoxamine 5'-phosphate oxidase family protein, with protein MTREFEFNPANVNTILSQTWRHLQAAIETETHAWRLGTLATASEGRPRVRTVVLREIQPERRELICYTDRRSDKISELEQTPWMEWMAYDSLTRVQIRLRGEATVHTSDDVSAAHWEKSSPEHRRGYITVAEPGTRSETPEPNLPDYLFDRLPNDEEAQLGYENFAVIVCRIDHLDWLQLRRNGHLAAQFLWTDKWEGHWKFA; from the coding sequence ATGACAAGAGAATTTGAGTTTAACCCTGCCAACGTCAACACAATCCTCTCTCAGACCTGGCGGCATCTGCAGGCCGCGATAGAAACAGAGACACATGCCTGGCGACTGGGAACGCTGGCCACCGCTTCTGAAGGTCGCCCCCGTGTTCGCACGGTCGTGTTACGGGAGATTCAGCCGGAACGCCGGGAACTGATCTGCTATACCGATCGACGATCCGATAAAATCAGCGAACTCGAACAGACTCCCTGGATGGAATGGATGGCCTACGATTCCCTCACGCGCGTGCAGATTCGCCTGCGCGGCGAAGCGACCGTGCATACGAGTGATGACGTCTCGGCCGCCCATTGGGAAAAGAGTAGCCCCGAACATCGACGTGGCTATATCACGGTGGCAGAGCCGGGGACCAGAAGTGAAACCCCCGAACCGAATCTGCCCGACTATCTGTTTGACCGTCTGCCCAATGACGAAGAAGCGCAGTTGGGGTACGAAAATTTTGCCGTCATCGTTTGCCGCATTGATCATCTCGACTGGCTGCAACTCCGCCGCAACGGTCACCTGGCGGCTCAGTTTCTCTGGACCGACAAATGGGAAGGCCACTGGAAATTTGCCTGA